In Halovivax gelatinilyticus, the following are encoded in one genomic region:
- a CDS encoding bifunctional 4-hydroxy-2-oxoglutarate aldolase/2-dehydro-3-deoxy-phosphogluconate aldolase, which produces MIRSPSSPDPLDRIADDGVVAVLRGVDESTVLPVAEALVDGGVSGIEITADDPGAAAKIATLRAELAETDAVVGAGTVLDAESAAVVIDAGATFVVTPHAALDVVRACNRRDVASLCGVLTPTEAVSAIEAGADALKVFPAGSVGPAHLSALSGPFGDVSLIPTGGVTLQNVGDYVDAGAVAVGVGGDLVDREAIESGDFDSIERRAAKFVEEIEAARSE; this is translated from the coding sequence ATGATTCGATCACCCTCTTCGCCGGACCCGCTCGATCGGATCGCCGACGACGGCGTCGTGGCCGTCCTCCGCGGTGTCGACGAATCGACGGTCCTCCCCGTCGCCGAGGCGCTCGTCGACGGCGGCGTCTCCGGCATCGAGATCACCGCGGACGATCCGGGCGCCGCGGCGAAGATCGCGACGCTTCGCGCGGAGCTAGCCGAGACGGACGCCGTCGTCGGGGCCGGAACCGTTCTCGACGCGGAGTCAGCGGCCGTCGTGATCGACGCCGGCGCAACGTTCGTCGTCACGCCTCACGCGGCGCTCGATGTCGTCCGTGCCTGCAACCGTCGGGACGTCGCCTCGCTGTGTGGCGTTCTCACGCCGACCGAGGCCGTCTCCGCGATCGAGGCGGGCGCCGACGCGCTCAAAGTGTTCCCGGCCGGAAGCGTCGGCCCCGCCCACCTCTCGGCGCTGTCTGGCCCGTTCGGCGACGTCTCGTTGATCCCGACCGGCGGAGTGACGCTCCAGAACGTCGGTGACTACGTCGACGCGGGAGCGGTGGCGGTCGGCGTCGGCGGCGATCTGGTCGACCGCGAGGCGATCGAATCGGGCGATTTCGACTCGATCGAACGTCGCGCCGCGAAGTTCGTCGAGGAGATCGAGGCCGCGCGGTCGGAGTAA
- a CDS encoding nucleotidyltransferase domain-containing protein codes for MQDLLSVLIDQPYDEFTGSELAALIDADRSTVSKAVSLLTSVDAVETRRDGRKRFVRVNRDRLSKPDPILSIAQTEFHQPVHAFVERARENLDTLAGIVLFGSVARGNADRASDIDLLVLVAEDKTAARRTVQSIVRELEETTFDGDRYTYQPLVESTESARRIGDRLREQFNEGITLVPSDQLTDVRREVYADGE; via the coding sequence ATGCAAGACCTTCTGTCCGTTCTCATCGATCAGCCGTACGACGAGTTCACGGGCAGTGAACTCGCTGCCCTGATCGACGCCGATCGGTCGACCGTCTCGAAGGCCGTTTCGCTTCTCACGAGCGTCGACGCGGTAGAGACGCGTCGAGACGGCCGAAAGCGGTTCGTGCGCGTAAACCGTGATCGTCTATCCAAACCCGATCCGATCCTGTCGATTGCACAGACCGAATTTCATCAACCCGTCCACGCATTCGTCGAACGGGCTCGTGAAAATCTCGACACATTGGCCGGAATCGTCCTCTTTGGAAGCGTCGCCCGAGGGAACGCCGATCGAGCGAGCGACATCGATCTCCTCGTGCTCGTAGCGGAAGATAAAACGGCTGCACGACGGACCGTCCAGTCCATCGTCAGGGAACTCGAGGAAACGACGTTCGACGGGGACCGATATACGTACCAGCCGTTGGTCGAATCCACCGAAAGCGCACGGAGAATCGGTGACCGGCTTCGGGAACAGTTCAACGAGGGGATTACGCTCGTCCCCTCGGACCAGCTTACCGACGTGAGACGGGAGGTGTACGCCGATGGTGAATAA
- a CDS encoding mandelate racemase/muconate lactonizing enzyme family protein yields the protein MGIDYRGLRDPNAEYTMRDLAAESMGVTADRGGGRDVEITDVQTTMVDGNFPWTLVRVYTDAGIVGTGEAYWGAGAPELIERMAPFLVGENPLDIDRLTEHLIQRMSGEGSIGGVTVTAISGIEIALHDITGKILEVPAYQLLGGKYRDAVRVYCDCHTETEGGAGPPDGKPTGEDPPAADPIAVAEEAERVVSDLGYDALKFDLDVPSGHEKDRANRHLRNAEIAHKKAIVEAVTEAVGHRADVAFDCHWSFSGDSAKRLARALEQYDVWWLEDPVPPENHDVQREVTRSTSTPIAAGENVYRTHGQRRLLEEGAVDIVAPDLPKVGGMRETVKIADLADLYYVPVAMHNVSSPVATVASVHVGAAISNALAVEFHSYELDWWDDLVSETVIEEGYIEVPEQPGLGVTLDMDAVEAHMVEGEELFDEV from the coding sequence ATGGGGATCGATTATCGCGGGCTTCGCGATCCGAACGCCGAGTACACGATGCGCGATCTTGCGGCCGAATCGATGGGCGTCACGGCCGACCGTGGCGGCGGCCGCGACGTCGAGATCACGGACGTCCAGACCACGATGGTCGACGGCAACTTTCCGTGGACGCTCGTGCGCGTCTACACCGACGCCGGCATCGTCGGCACGGGCGAGGCCTACTGGGGCGCCGGCGCGCCCGAGTTAATCGAGCGAATGGCGCCGTTTCTCGTCGGCGAGAACCCGCTCGACATCGATCGTCTGACCGAGCACCTTATCCAGCGGATGTCGGGTGAGGGGTCCATCGGCGGCGTCACCGTCACGGCCATCTCGGGGATCGAGATCGCCCTGCACGATATAACCGGGAAGATTCTCGAGGTGCCGGCCTACCAGCTGCTCGGCGGGAAGTACCGCGACGCGGTGCGCGTCTACTGTGACTGTCACACCGAAACTGAGGGTGGGGCGGGGCCACCGGACGGAAAACCCACTGGTGAGGACCCGCCGGCGGCCGATCCGATCGCCGTCGCCGAGGAGGCCGAACGCGTCGTCTCCGACCTCGGGTACGACGCGCTGAAGTTCGATCTCGACGTTCCGTCGGGCCACGAGAAGGATCGGGCAAATCGCCACCTCCGTAACGCGGAGATCGCCCACAAGAAGGCCATCGTCGAGGCCGTGACCGAGGCGGTCGGCCACCGCGCTGACGTCGCCTTCGACTGTCACTGGTCGTTTTCCGGCGACAGCGCGAAACGATTGGCCAGGGCACTCGAGCAGTACGACGTCTGGTGGCTCGAAGATCCCGTCCCGCCGGAGAATCACGACGTCCAGCGCGAGGTAACGCGATCGACGAGCACGCCGATCGCCGCCGGGGAGAACGTCTACCGAACCCACGGTCAGCGGCGGCTACTGGAAGAAGGCGCCGTCGACATCGTCGCGCCCGACCTGCCGAAAGTCGGGGGCATGCGCGAGACGGTCAAAATCGCCGATCTGGCCGACCTCTACTACGTCCCCGTGGCGATGCACAACGTCTCCTCGCCCGTTGCGACCGTCGCGAGCGTCCACGTCGGGGCGGCGATATCGAACGCGCTCGCCGTCGAGTTTCACTCCTACGAACTCGACTGGTGGGACGACCTCGTCTCCGAGACGGTCATCGAGGAGGGCTACATCGAGGTGCCCGAGCAGCCGGGACTCGGGGTGACGCTCGATATGGACGCCGTGGAGGCGCACATGGTCGAAGGCGAGGAACTGTTCGACGAGGTGTGA
- a CDS encoding HTTM domain-containing protein — translation MVPQRNPPSHDDRLHRVGSTVRRLPARTRERIARSVPKSKSDLWRAGRERIRIDTRSLAVFRVFVGLLVVADLLLRSRSFSFFYTDDGVITQELARLYAPDHAVSIYYFTSDPTVIAGLFVLQGLFAVQLIVGYKTRLAMILTFLGVISLDHHNPLVLSYADTLFRLLCFWAIFLPLGERWSIDALQRERAPRPSVANLATLFALSQMVFMYVVNGIHKTQSPLWRSGEAAPLVFGLDEMTFLLGDSFRGFETLLQIGGFTWFVMLLFGWLLIALRGRPRLLLTGLFVGGHLSFALTVRIGAFAYVALAGLTLFLQGQFWRDGALVIDRLGLSALPAKIQSGTSRPGRALATVLPTLRVEYEPIDRLRRVTYRGTLTVILVTVLITALVVPVQAMVLLDQDLDEEERFEKAVEETTGIEYVYTVASSLGIDQPAWSIFAPTPRTTDRYYVFPARTVDGERIDVYNDGRPFTFDRAYDELQKQHGTYRERFYMNSIRRATVVTDAPELLADHLCETWPDEHGTELRSIEMFEVTEDVTFETIDDHENRDREYSFIYRHGCGDFPAEIVAIPPDR, via the coding sequence ATGGTCCCGCAGCGGAACCCTCCTTCCCACGACGACCGCCTCCACCGGGTCGGTTCGACGGTCAGACGTCTGCCGGCCCGCACGCGCGAGCGGATCGCTCGCTCCGTTCCGAAATCAAAATCCGACCTGTGGCGGGCCGGCCGCGAGCGTATTCGCATCGACACTCGCTCGCTGGCCGTCTTCCGGGTCTTCGTCGGACTGCTCGTCGTCGCCGACTTGCTACTCCGATCGCGAAGCTTCTCCTTTTTCTACACCGACGACGGCGTCATCACCCAGGAGTTGGCGCGGCTGTACGCCCCCGATCACGCCGTTTCGATCTACTACTTCACGTCGGATCCGACGGTGATCGCCGGCCTGTTCGTTCTTCAGGGGCTGTTCGCCGTCCAGCTGATCGTCGGCTACAAGACGCGACTCGCGATGATCCTGACGTTTCTCGGCGTCATCTCGCTCGACCACCACAACCCGCTGGTGTTGAGCTACGCCGACACGCTGTTCCGACTGCTTTGCTTCTGGGCGATCTTCTTACCGCTCGGCGAACGGTGGTCGATCGACGCGCTCCAGCGCGAGCGCGCGCCGCGTCCGTCGGTCGCTAACCTGGCGACGCTGTTCGCGCTCTCGCAGATGGTGTTCATGTACGTCGTCAACGGGATCCACAAGACGCAGTCGCCGCTATGGCGCTCGGGCGAGGCGGCGCCGCTCGTCTTCGGGTTGGACGAGATGACGTTCCTGCTCGGTGATTCCTTCCGAGGGTTCGAGACGCTCTTGCAGATCGGCGGATTCACCTGGTTCGTCATGTTGCTGTTCGGCTGGTTGCTCATCGCCCTCCGCGGCAGGCCCCGACTCCTGTTGACCGGACTGTTCGTCGGCGGCCACCTCTCGTTCGCGCTCACCGTCAGAATCGGCGCGTTCGCCTACGTCGCGCTGGCTGGGCTCACGCTCTTCTTGCAGGGACAGTTCTGGCGCGACGGCGCGCTGGTAATAGATCGGCTGGGACTGTCTGCCCTCCCGGCGAAAATACAGTCGGGAACCAGTCGACCCGGACGGGCGCTCGCGACGGTACTCCCGACCCTGCGCGTCGAGTACGAGCCCATCGATCGGCTCCGTCGGGTGACCTACCGAGGAACGCTGACCGTCATCCTCGTGACCGTCCTCATCACCGCCCTCGTTGTACCCGTGCAGGCGATGGTGCTGTTGGATCAAGATCTGGACGAAGAAGAGCGATTCGAGAAGGCGGTCGAGGAGACGACCGGTATCGAGTACGTCTACACCGTCGCGTCCAGTCTGGGGATCGACCAGCCCGCCTGGAGCATCTTCGCGCCGACTCCGCGGACGACGGACAGGTACTACGTCTTCCCCGCCCGGACGGTCGACGGCGAGCGAATCGACGTCTACAACGACGGCCGGCCGTTCACCTTCGACCGGGCCTACGACGAACTTCAGAAACAACACGGCACCTACCGCGAGCGCTTCTACATGAACAGCATTCGTCGGGCGACGGTCGTCACGGACGCCCCCGAATTGCTCGCCGACCACCTCTGTGAGACCTGGCCGGATGAACACGGCACCGAGCTTCGATCGATCGAGATGTTCGAAGTGACCGAGGACGTCACCTTCGAGACGATCGACGATCACGAAAATCGTGACCGGGAGTACAGCTTCATCTATCGACACGGCTGCGGCGACTTCCCGGCCGAAATCGTCGCCATCCCGCCCGATCGGTGA
- a CDS encoding DUF7110 family protein, giving the protein MSTEESSHVYRLHSTLELPLEDLHDHLDEATYPDGITDVELTRRNNTLILKADAEDESVSKYTPSAQLKASVTENRVYEEDPDEHRNAFRWEDDEEEEIESELVEYAAFKGDRETVLQNSLLQYEMFLVLCDIAEQSEKGTLTAITDNGGELEATRIVDGEVRPADVEVVEGPRDSTGSTSGVNWRDNKFISD; this is encoded by the coding sequence ATGTCAACTGAGGAATCCAGCCACGTGTATCGATTGCACTCGACGCTCGAACTGCCACTCGAGGACCTTCACGATCACCTCGACGAAGCGACCTATCCCGACGGCATCACAGACGTCGAACTCACCCGGCGAAACAACACGCTCATCCTCAAAGCCGACGCCGAAGACGAGAGCGTGAGCAAGTACACCCCGTCGGCCCAGCTAAAAGCCAGCGTTACCGAAAACCGCGTCTACGAGGAGGACCCGGACGAACACCGCAACGCCTTCCGCTGGGAGGACGACGAGGAAGAGGAGATCGAGTCCGAACTCGTCGAGTACGCCGCGTTCAAGGGCGACCGCGAGACCGTCCTCCAGAATTCGTTGTTGCAGTACGAGATGTTTCTCGTCCTCTGTGACATCGCCGAGCAGTCGGAGAAAGGCACGCTGACGGCGATCACCGACAACGGGGGCGAACTCGAAGCCACCCGGATCGTCGACGGCGAGGTCCGTCCGGCCGACGTCGAGGTCGTCGAGGGCCCGCGAGATTCGACGGGGTCGACGAGCGGCGTCAACTGGCGCGATAACAAGTTCATCAGCGACTGA
- the gfcR gene encoding transcriptional regulator GfcR: protein MKNVDDLIEGAAALAEQGLSRGEIADELNVSRETASWLVERSDAADDDSTARATDDGTTPDIHVDWSAIGRDSRRMDAMAIAMADLLEKHGEDVDLTVGIEKAGGPIAALVARELETDLATYTPAKHQWDEGDIEELAGTFSHNFAEIRDRECYVVDDTITSGTTMAETIDAIRDDGGKPLACVVLADKRGVDELDGVPVYSLLQVISVGPGNDDRSSAE from the coding sequence ATGAAGAACGTCGACGACCTCATCGAAGGTGCGGCTGCGCTCGCCGAGCAGGGATTGTCGCGCGGAGAGATCGCGGACGAACTCAACGTCTCGCGCGAGACGGCGAGCTGGCTCGTCGAGCGAAGCGACGCCGCTGACGACGACTCGACGGCCCGAGCCACAGACGACGGCACAACGCCCGACATCCACGTCGACTGGTCGGCGATCGGTCGCGACTCGCGCCGGATGGACGCGATGGCGATCGCGATGGCGGATCTCCTGGAAAAACACGGCGAGGACGTCGATCTGACCGTCGGTATCGAGAAGGCGGGCGGCCCCATCGCCGCCCTGGTCGCCCGCGAACTCGAAACCGACCTGGCGACCTACACGCCGGCGAAACACCAGTGGGACGAAGGCGACATCGAGGAACTGGCCGGAACGTTCAGCCACAACTTCGCCGAGATACGCGACCGGGAGTGCTACGTGGTCGACGATACGATTACGAGCGGCACGACGATGGCCGAGACGATCGACGCGATCCGCGACGACGGCGGGAAACCGCTCGCCTGCGTGGTGCTCGCGGACAAGCGCGGGGTCGACGAACTCGACGGCGTTCCCGTCTACTCGCTGCTTCAAGTGATCAGCGTCGGTCCGGGAAACGACGACCGATCGTCTGCGGAGTAA
- a CDS encoding PAS domain S-box protein translates to MGDRAGASEKPFWGQTDDTEALEYYHALVETIDDGIYRLDADDRLVSVNDAIVDLTGYSREELLGERVSVLFGDDSERIERELDRHVSNDADQREVLDLSVETAGGNHVRCEVRVTALDAGETGQGSLGVVRERGGRNRTATEATEATFRRLFENVPGNYLIVQPDEYEIVAVSDAYLDATMTDRSEILGKSLFEIFPNNPEDPADGVENLRESLETVAETGAADVMSVTHYPIPARDADGDEFEERWWNPINSPVFDAAGTLDYIIHSVEDITPIVQELQAEGDQELLQDRDETDIQLASDIVLRGQELLREAKREAYEQLRESEERFRALVTTTSDVVFTTNADWSEVQTLEGANFQSGTDERRSSWIEQNIPPEDQPRVRDAIDGAIRTKRSFELEHRTVRDDGTVGWFVSRATPLFDEDGELAGWVGAANDVTERVERERYLEETKERLEAAAEAGAVGTWEWHIPDDRMVTSASFAEKYGIDPEAATEGVPLDQFISAIHDDDRERVRRTIEDVVESGEAYEEEYRVRDADDDLRWVVARGHVEYDEDGTPVSFPGALADITERKQFERRLEASNERLEQFAYAASHDLQEPLRMVTSYLQLVERRYASELDEDGAEFIDFAVDGAQRMRDMIEGLLAYSRVERRGDPFEPIDLEVVIEDVRRDLEMKIEETGTTLTVESLPRVEGDPGQLRQLFQNLLSNAIEYSDEPPRVEISAVHNGSEVTVSVADEGIGIDPDDRERVFEVFQSLHARDGRAGTGIGLALCKRIVERHGGDIWVESEPGEGSTFSVTLPTADGDDT, encoded by the coding sequence ATGGGTGACCGGGCGGGGGCTTCTGAAAAACCGTTCTGGGGGCAAACGGACGACACCGAGGCCCTCGAGTACTATCACGCCCTCGTCGAGACGATCGACGACGGGATCTATCGACTCGACGCCGACGACCGCCTCGTTTCGGTCAACGACGCCATCGTCGATCTGACCGGATACTCGCGTGAGGAGCTCCTCGGCGAGCGCGTGTCCGTCCTGTTCGGTGACGACAGCGAGCGGATCGAACGCGAACTCGACCGTCACGTATCGAACGACGCCGACCAGCGCGAGGTCCTCGATCTCAGCGTGGAGACCGCCGGGGGGAACCACGTTCGCTGTGAGGTTCGAGTGACCGCACTCGACGCGGGCGAAACCGGGCAGGGATCGCTCGGAGTCGTTCGCGAACGTGGTGGACGAAACCGGACGGCAACGGAGGCCACCGAAGCGACCTTTCGTCGACTGTTCGAGAACGTACCCGGCAATTATCTCATCGTCCAGCCCGACGAGTACGAAATCGTTGCCGTGAGCGATGCGTATCTGGACGCGACGATGACCGATCGGTCGGAGATCCTGGGAAAATCGCTGTTCGAGATCTTTCCGAACAACCCTGAGGACCCGGCCGACGGCGTCGAGAACCTCCGCGAGTCGCTCGAGACCGTCGCGGAGACCGGGGCTGCCGACGTCATGTCGGTTACGCACTACCCGATTCCCGCTCGCGACGCCGACGGCGACGAATTCGAGGAACGCTGGTGGAATCCGATCAATTCGCCGGTGTTCGACGCGGCTGGAACCCTCGACTACATCATCCACAGCGTCGAGGACATCACGCCGATCGTCCAGGAACTGCAGGCGGAAGGCGACCAGGAGCTCCTGCAGGACCGAGACGAGACGGATATACAGCTCGCCTCGGACATCGTCCTGCGCGGACAGGAGTTGTTACGAGAGGCGAAACGAGAGGCGTACGAACAGTTGCGAGAGAGCGAAGAACGATTTCGCGCGCTGGTCACCACCACCTCGGACGTCGTGTTCACGACGAACGCAGATTGGAGCGAGGTGCAGACGTTAGAAGGGGCGAACTTCCAATCCGGCACCGATGAGCGACGGTCGTCGTGGATCGAACAGAATATCCCACCCGAAGACCAGCCGCGAGTTCGGGACGCCATCGACGGGGCCATTCGGACGAAACGTAGCTTCGAGCTGGAACACCGGACCGTTCGTGACGACGGTACCGTCGGCTGGTTCGTCTCTCGTGCAACGCCGCTCTTCGACGAGGATGGCGAACTCGCCGGGTGGGTCGGAGCGGCGAACGACGTAACCGAGCGGGTCGAACGCGAGCGTTACCTAGAGGAGACGAAAGAGCGCCTGGAGGCGGCGGCCGAAGCCGGTGCCGTCGGGACGTGGGAGTGGCACATTCCCGATGACCGGATGGTAACCAGCGCATCTTTCGCGGAGAAGTACGGGATCGATCCCGAGGCGGCGACCGAGGGCGTACCGCTCGATCAGTTCATCTCGGCCATCCACGACGACGATCGGGAGCGAGTCCGACGAACGATCGAGGACGTCGTCGAATCGGGGGAGGCGTACGAAGAAGAGTACCGCGTTCGGGACGCAGACGACGACCTTCGTTGGGTCGTTGCGCGCGGTCACGTCGAGTACGACGAAGACGGGACGCCGGTGTCGTTTCCCGGCGCCCTGGCCGATATCACCGAGCGCAAACAGTTCGAGCGGCGGCTGGAAGCATCCAACGAGCGCCTCGAACAGTTCGCTTACGCCGCATCACACGACCTGCAAGAGCCCCTGCGGATGGTCACGAGCTACCTCCAGCTGGTCGAGCGCCGCTACGCGAGCGAGCTCGACGAGGACGGTGCGGAGTTCATCGACTTCGCCGTCGACGGCGCCCAGCGGATGCGTGACATGATCGAGGGGTTGCTCGCGTACTCGCGAGTCGAACGGCGCGGCGACCCGTTCGAGCCGATCGATCTCGAGGTCGTTATCGAAGACGTTCGTCGGGACCTCGAGATGAAGATCGAAGAGACCGGTACCACGCTCACGGTCGAGTCGCTGCCTCGCGTCGAGGGCGATCCAGGGCAGTTACGCCAGTTATTCCAGAACCTCCTTTCGAACGCGATCGAGTACAGCGACGAACCGCCACGGGTGGAGATTTCGGCCGTGCACAACGGCTCAGAGGTGACCGTCTCAGTCGCCGACGAGGGGATCGGCATCGACCCGGACGACAGAGAGCGGGTCTTCGAAGTGTTCCAGAGCCTGCACGCCCGGGACGGACGCGCGGGAACGGGAATCGGTCTCGCACTCTGTAAGCGCATCGTCGAACGCCACGGTGGGGACATCTGGGTCGAGTCCGAACCGGGCGAGGGCTCGACATTTTCGGTTACGCTCCCCACCGCAGACGGTGACGATACGTGA
- a CDS encoding glutaredoxin family protein, with translation MDFPPNQGLDQEEVTEQVETAIEENDVVLFMKGTALMPQCGYSRKALGLLSQHRDDVETVDVLESLPEYRQALSAHSGWETIPQTYVDGEFVGGSDILEELHERGELAETVGAQ, from the coding sequence ATGGACTTCCCACCGAACCAAGGGCTCGATCAGGAGGAAGTGACCGAGCAGGTAGAGACCGCGATCGAGGAGAACGATGTCGTCCTCTTCATGAAGGGGACCGCGCTGATGCCCCAGTGTGGCTACTCCCGGAAGGCGCTCGGCCTCCTCTCTCAGCACCGAGACGACGTCGAGACGGTCGACGTGCTCGAATCGCTCCCAGAGTACCGGCAGGCGCTGTCGGCTCACAGCGGCTGGGAGACGATCCCGCAGACGTACGTCGACGGCGAGTTCGTCGGCGGCAGCGACATTCTAGAGGAACTCCACGAGCGCGGCGAACTGGCGGAGACCGTCGGCGCGCAGTGA